Proteins encoded together in one Streptomyces sp. NBC_01216 window:
- a CDS encoding Dps family protein, whose product MSVVKSSLSETELKTVGNALQGALVDLVDLSLVAKQVHWNVVGPRFRSVHLQLDEVVATARQHSDVVAERASAVGVNPDGRAASVASGSAIGDVPAGWIKDAEAVKILVDALGAVIARMRERIEATDAPDPVTQDILIGLTADLEKHAWMFQAESA is encoded by the coding sequence ATGTCCGTCGTGAAGAGTTCGCTGTCCGAGACCGAGCTGAAGACGGTCGGCAACGCTCTGCAGGGAGCACTCGTCGATCTGGTCGATCTCTCGCTCGTCGCCAAGCAGGTGCACTGGAACGTGGTCGGACCACGTTTCCGCTCCGTCCACCTCCAGCTCGACGAGGTCGTCGCCACCGCGCGCCAGCACTCCGACGTGGTGGCCGAGCGCGCCTCGGCGGTCGGGGTCAACCCGGACGGCCGAGCCGCCTCCGTGGCCTCGGGCAGCGCCATCGGCGACGTTCCCGCGGGCTGGATCAAGGACGCCGAGGCCGTGAAGATCCTGGTGGACGCCCTCGGAGCCGTCATCGCGCGGATGCGCGAGCGGATCGAGGCCACGGACGCGCCGGACCCGGTCACCCAGGACATCCTGATCGGCCTCACGGCCGACCTCGAGAAGCACGCCTGGATGTTCCAGGCGGAGAGCGCCTGA
- a CDS encoding helix-turn-helix domain-containing protein produces MILLRRLLGDVLRRQRQRQGRTLREVSSSARVSLGYLSEVERGQKEASSELLSAICDALDVRMSELMREVSDELSLAELAQSAAASEPVPAPVRPMLNSVSVTSVSGVPTERVTIKAPAEAVDVVAA; encoded by the coding sequence ATGATTCTGCTCCGTCGCCTGTTGGGTGACGTGCTGCGTCGGCAGCGCCAGCGCCAGGGCCGTACTCTGCGCGAAGTCTCCTCGTCCGCCCGAGTATCGCTCGGCTATCTCTCCGAGGTGGAGCGGGGGCAGAAGGAGGCTTCCTCCGAGCTGCTCTCCGCGATCTGCGACGCGCTTGACGTACGGATGTCCGAGCTCATGCGCGAAGTGAGCGACGAACTGTCGCTGGCCGAACTGGCCCAGTCTGCGGCGGCGAGCGAACCGGTGCCCGCACCGGTACGCCCCATGCTCAATTCGGTGTCGGTGACGTCGGTGTCAGGCGTGCCCACCGAGCGGGTGACCATCAAGGCGCCCGCGGAAGCGGTGGACGTCGTCGCCGCCTGA
- a CDS encoding CinA family protein, which yields MTDAARVLELLAERGHTLAVAESLTGGLVAAELTSVPGASRSFLGSVTAYATALKRALLGVDGTLLAERGAVDPEVASQMATGVRHRLGADWGVSTTGVAGPGPQDGRPVGTVFVAVEGPAGAGKVVALRLNGDRAEIRRESVRGALTLLHDELSANARAQDTEHHGGN from the coding sequence ATGACGGACGCCGCCCGGGTACTGGAGCTGCTCGCGGAACGCGGTCACACGCTGGCCGTCGCGGAGTCCCTCACGGGCGGTCTGGTGGCCGCGGAACTCACCTCCGTGCCTGGAGCCTCGCGGAGTTTCCTCGGGTCCGTCACGGCGTACGCCACGGCCCTCAAGCGGGCTCTGCTGGGCGTGGACGGGACCCTTCTGGCCGAGCGCGGGGCGGTTGACCCCGAGGTCGCCTCGCAGATGGCGACGGGTGTGCGCCACCGTCTCGGCGCCGACTGGGGCGTCTCGACGACCGGAGTCGCCGGACCCGGGCCCCAGGACGGCCGGCCCGTCGGCACGGTGTTCGTGGCGGTCGAGGGTCCGGCCGGCGCCGGGAAAGTGGTCGCATTGCGGTTGAACGGCGACCGCGCGGAAATCCGTAGAGAGAGCGTGAGGGGTGCGCTGACCCTGCTCCACGACGAACTCTCGGCGAATGCGCGGGCACAGGATACGGAACACCACGGGGGGAATTGA
- the pgsA gene encoding CDP-diacylglycerol--glycerol-3-phosphate 3-phosphatidyltransferase: MTGVPASATGGTGRPAPGGKLGAAAVNQASLWNIANILTMMRLVLVPGFVVLLLQDGGHDPVWRAWAWAAFAVAMITDVFDGHLARAYDLVTDFGKIADPIADKAIMAAGLICLSSLGDLPWWVTVVILARELGITLMRFWVIRHGVIPASRGGKLKTLAQGTAVGMYVLVLTGPLATLRFWVMAVAVVLTVVTGLDYVRQAVVLRRRGLAEERAARTAETRTAAGPAR; encoded by the coding sequence ATGACCGGAGTCCCGGCATCCGCGACGGGCGGGACCGGCAGGCCGGCGCCCGGTGGCAAGCTGGGCGCCGCGGCCGTGAACCAGGCCAGCCTCTGGAACATCGCCAACATCCTCACCATGATGCGGCTGGTGCTCGTACCCGGCTTCGTGGTGCTGCTGCTCCAGGACGGCGGGCACGATCCGGTCTGGCGTGCCTGGGCGTGGGCCGCGTTCGCCGTCGCCATGATCACGGACGTCTTCGACGGCCATCTGGCACGGGCGTACGACCTGGTCACGGACTTCGGGAAGATCGCCGACCCGATCGCCGACAAGGCGATCATGGCGGCCGGACTGATCTGCCTCTCCTCGCTGGGAGACCTGCCCTGGTGGGTCACGGTCGTGATCCTGGCACGGGAGCTGGGCATCACCCTGATGCGGTTCTGGGTGATCCGGCACGGGGTCATTCCGGCCAGCCGCGGCGGGAAGCTGAAGACGCTGGCGCAGGGCACGGCGGTCGGGATGTACGTCCTCGTGCTGACCGGTCCACTCGCCACCCTGCGCTTCTGGGTGATGGCGGTGGCCGTGGTGCTGACGGTCGTCACCGGTCTGGACTACGTGCGTCAGGCGGTGGTGCTCAGGCGCCGTGGCCTGGCCGAGGAGCGCGCGGCCCGGACCGCCGAGACGCGGACCGCGGCGGGGCCGGCCCGATGA
- the rimO gene encoding 30S ribosomal protein S12 methylthiotransferase RimO, translating to MPERRTVALVTLGCARNEVDSEELAGRLAADGWELVEDASDADVAVVNTCGFVEAAKKDSVDALLEANDLKDHGKTQAVVAVGCMAERYGKELAEALPEADGVLGFDDYADISDRLRTILGGGSVEAHTPRDRRKLLPLSPVERQQAAADVALPGHGAVEAPQNVPTDLPDGLAPASGPRAPLRRRLDSSPVASVKLASGCDRRCSFCAIPSFRGSFVSRRPSDVLGETRWLAEQGVKEVMLVSENNTSYGKDLGDIRLLETLLPELAAVDGIERVRVSYLQPAEMRPGLIDVLTSTEKVAPYFDLSFQHSAPDVLRAMRRFGDTDRFLELLETIRSKAPTAGARSNFIVGFPGETEADFAELERFVTHARLDAVGVFGYSDEDGTEAASYEHKLDQEVVDERLAHLSRLAEELTAQRAEERIGETLEVLVESADSLEEDGGAIGRAAHQAPETDGQVIITGDAAMLRGLTPGRMVRAKVVDTEGVDLVAECLFEEAGR from the coding sequence ATGCCCGAACGCCGTACCGTCGCCCTTGTCACTCTTGGCTGCGCCCGTAACGAGGTGGACTCGGAGGAGCTCGCAGGCCGCTTGGCAGCGGACGGCTGGGAGCTCGTCGAGGACGCCTCGGACGCGGACGTCGCCGTCGTCAACACCTGTGGGTTCGTCGAAGCCGCCAAGAAGGACTCCGTCGACGCCCTCCTCGAAGCGAATGATCTGAAGGATCACGGCAAGACCCAGGCCGTCGTGGCCGTCGGCTGCATGGCCGAGCGCTACGGCAAGGAACTGGCCGAAGCCCTTCCCGAGGCCGACGGCGTGCTCGGCTTCGACGACTACGCCGACATCTCCGACCGCCTCAGGACCATCCTCGGCGGAGGCAGTGTCGAGGCTCACACCCCTCGCGACCGGCGCAAGCTGCTGCCGCTGTCCCCCGTCGAGCGGCAACAGGCCGCCGCCGACGTGGCCCTGCCCGGCCACGGCGCCGTCGAGGCCCCGCAGAACGTCCCGACCGACCTCCCCGACGGCCTGGCGCCGGCCTCCGGCCCGCGCGCCCCGCTGCGCCGCCGCCTGGACTCCAGCCCCGTCGCCTCGGTGAAGCTCGCTTCCGGCTGCGACCGGCGCTGCTCCTTCTGCGCCATCCCGTCCTTCCGCGGCTCCTTCGTCTCACGCCGCCCCTCGGACGTGCTCGGCGAGACGCGCTGGCTCGCCGAGCAGGGGGTGAAGGAGGTCATGCTGGTCTCCGAGAACAACACCTCCTACGGCAAGGACCTCGGCGACATCCGTCTGCTGGAGACCCTGCTGCCCGAGCTGGCCGCCGTCGACGGGATCGAGCGGGTCCGGGTCAGCTACCTCCAGCCCGCCGAGATGCGGCCTGGCCTGATCGACGTGCTGACCTCGACCGAGAAGGTCGCCCCCTACTTCGACCTGTCCTTCCAGCACAGCGCCCCGGACGTCCTGCGGGCCATGCGCCGCTTCGGCGACACCGACCGCTTCCTGGAACTGCTGGAGACCATCCGCTCCAAGGCCCCGACCGCCGGTGCCCGCTCGAACTTCATCGTCGGCTTCCCCGGGGAGACCGAGGCCGACTTCGCCGAGCTGGAACGCTTCGTCACGCACGCCCGCCTCGACGCCGTCGGCGTCTTCGGCTACTCCGACGAGGACGGCACCGAGGCCGCCTCGTACGAGCACAAGCTCGACCAGGAAGTGGTGGACGAGCGCCTCGCCCATCTCTCCCGGCTCGCCGAGGAGCTCACGGCCCAGCGCGCGGAGGAGCGGATCGGAGAGACCCTGGAGGTACTGGTCGAGTCGGCGGACTCCCTTGAGGAGGACGGCGGAGCGATCGGCCGCGCCGCGCACCAGGCGCCCGAGACGGACGGCCAGGTGATCATCACCGGGGACGCGGCCATGCTCCGCGGGCTCACCCCCGGCCGTATGGTCAGGGCGAAGGTCGTGGACACGGAAGGCGTCGACCTGGTGGCCGAGTGTCTTTTCGAGGAGGCGGGCAGATGA
- a CDS encoding helix-turn-helix domain-containing protein, whose translation MSIGNSPEDDRNFPAEDRDSIGRALQQARIAAGLTVDEVSASTRVRIPIVHAIEEDDFSRCGGDVYARGHIRTLARAVGLDPAALIQQYDAEHGGRPAPTPAAPLFEAERIRPEPRRPNWTAAMVAAIVAVVGFAGFTMFSGNDGRTTGAVAEGPAPEKKTTSPKPTPTKPADPKPVPSESAIAAVPKDKVTVKLTATDDKSWISAKAHDGKLLFDGLLLPGESKTFQDDERIDLILGNAGPIELFVNGRKVEDSFESGQVERLSYTKGDPEAG comes from the coding sequence GTGTCCATCGGCAACTCCCCCGAAGACGACCGGAACTTCCCGGCAGAAGACCGGGATTCGATCGGTCGCGCTCTCCAGCAGGCCCGGATCGCCGCAGGTCTCACCGTCGACGAGGTCAGTGCTTCCACGCGGGTCAGGATCCCGATCGTGCACGCGATCGAGGAAGACGACTTCTCGCGCTGCGGCGGCGACGTCTACGCCCGCGGCCACATCCGCACGCTCGCCCGTGCCGTCGGACTCGATCCCGCGGCCCTGATCCAGCAGTACGACGCCGAGCACGGCGGCCGGCCCGCGCCCACGCCCGCCGCGCCGCTCTTCGAGGCGGAACGCATCCGCCCCGAACCCCGCCGCCCCAACTGGACCGCCGCCATGGTCGCCGCGATCGTCGCCGTCGTCGGCTTCGCGGGCTTCACGATGTTCAGCGGGAACGACGGTCGGACCACCGGCGCGGTCGCGGAGGGCCCCGCCCCGGAGAAGAAGACCACCAGCCCCAAGCCGACCCCGACCAAGCCGGCCGACCCCAAGCCGGTGCCCTCCGAGAGCGCCATCGCGGCGGTCCCGAAGGACAAGGTCACGGTCAAGCTCACCGCCACCGACGACAAGAGCTGGATCTCGGCCAAGGCCCACGACGGCAAGCTGCTCTTCGACGGGCTGCTCCTGCCGGGTGAGTCCAAGACCTTCCAGGACGACGAGCGCATCGACCTGATCCTCGGCAACGCCGGACCGATCGAGCTGTTCGTGAACGGCAGGAAGGTCGAGGACTCCTTCGAGTCCGGGCAGGTCGAGCGGCTCTCGTACACCAAGGGAGACCCCGAGGCCGGGTGA
- a CDS encoding DNA translocase FtsK: MASRTSGKGSQGTAGTAKPRAGRTTGATGKAAPSRSPAKAPAKKTAAKKAAPAKRAPAKKAAPKPAPSPTGGVYRLARGLWLGLAHGVGAVFRGIGRGAKGLDPAHRKDGSALLLLGIALVVAAGTWSHLRGPVGDLVEMLVTGAFGRLDLLVPLLLGSIAVRLILYPEKPEANGRIVIGLSALVIGVLGQVHIACGSPGRGDGTQAMQDAGGLIGWAASKPLVFMMGEVLAVPMLVLLTVFGLLVVTATPVNAIPQRLRALGARLGLVEPPYDPETDGAEADEEDGGAWRAGDRPARPRRGGPSAASRVYDADQAEEEALTRRRRPRGSAGQARLDRPMDAVDVAAAAAAALDGAVLNGMPPSPLVADLTRDVSADRAAAVSAAQETAEKQSAAPVPTARGARPGRATGAVPDLTKPAPEPTELPARAEQLQLSGDITYGLPTLDLLQRGGPGKTRSAANDAVVDSLSKVFNEFKVDAAVTGFTRGPTVTRYEVELGPAVKVEKITALTKNIAYAVASPDVRIISPIPGKSAVGIEIPNSDREMVNLGDVLRLADAAGDDHPMLVALGKDVEGGYVMANLAKMPHILVAGATGSGKSSCINCLITSVMIRATPEDVRMVLVDPKRVELTAYEGIPHLITPIITNPKRAAEALQWVVREMDLRYDDLAAFGFRHIDDFNEAIRAGKVKLPEGSERELQPYPYLLVIVDELADLMMVAPRDVEDAIVRITQLARAAGIHLVLATQRPSVDVVTGLIKANVPSRLAFATSSLADSRVILDQPGAEKLIGKGDGLFLPMGANKPTRMQGAFVTEAEVAAVVQHCKDQMAPVFRDDVTAGTKQKKEIDEDIGDDLDLLCQAAELVVSTQFGSTSMLQRKLRVGFAKAGRLMDLMESRNIVGPSEGSKARDVLVKADELDGVLAVIRGEAAGPGE, translated from the coding sequence ATGGCCTCACGTACGTCCGGCAAGGGTTCCCAGGGCACGGCGGGCACCGCGAAGCCGCGCGCCGGCCGTACGACCGGCGCCACCGGCAAAGCGGCACCCTCCCGTTCCCCCGCGAAGGCTCCCGCGAAGAAGACCGCGGCCAAGAAGGCCGCGCCCGCGAAACGCGCGCCCGCCAAGAAGGCGGCGCCCAAGCCCGCTCCGTCGCCCACCGGTGGTGTCTACCGGCTCGCGCGCGGCCTCTGGCTCGGTCTCGCGCACGGGGTGGGCGCGGTCTTCCGGGGCATAGGGCGAGGGGCCAAGGGACTCGACCCGGCCCACCGCAAGGACGGCTCGGCGCTGCTGCTCCTCGGAATCGCGCTGGTCGTCGCCGCGGGCACCTGGTCGCATCTGCGCGGACCGGTCGGCGACCTCGTCGAGATGCTGGTCACCGGGGCCTTCGGCCGGCTGGACCTGCTGGTACCGCTGCTGCTCGGCTCGATCGCCGTCCGACTGATCCTCTATCCGGAGAAGCCCGAGGCCAACGGCCGGATCGTGATCGGTCTGTCCGCCCTGGTCATCGGTGTCCTCGGACAGGTCCACATCGCCTGCGGATCGCCGGGGCGGGGCGACGGCACCCAGGCGATGCAGGACGCCGGTGGGCTCATCGGCTGGGCCGCCTCCAAGCCGCTCGTCTTCATGATGGGTGAGGTCCTCGCCGTACCGATGCTGGTCCTGCTCACCGTCTTCGGCCTGCTCGTCGTCACCGCGACCCCCGTCAACGCCATTCCGCAGCGGCTGCGCGCGCTCGGCGCCAGGCTCGGCCTCGTCGAACCGCCGTACGACCCCGAGACCGACGGCGCGGAGGCCGACGAGGAGGACGGCGGAGCGTGGCGCGCGGGAGACCGGCCCGCACGACCCCGGCGCGGCGGCCCGTCGGCCGCGTCGCGGGTGTACGACGCCGACCAGGCCGAGGAAGAGGCGCTCACCCGTCGCAGGCGCCCGCGCGGCTCCGCAGGCCAGGCCCGCCTCGACCGGCCGATGGACGCCGTGGACGTCGCCGCCGCCGCCGCGGCTGCCCTCGACGGCGCCGTCCTCAACGGCATGCCTCCCTCGCCGCTGGTCGCCGACCTGACCCGGGACGTCTCCGCCGACCGCGCCGCCGCGGTCTCCGCCGCCCAGGAGACGGCGGAGAAGCAGTCCGCCGCCCCGGTGCCGACCGCCCGCGGCGCGCGTCCCGGCCGCGCCACCGGGGCCGTGCCGGACCTGACCAAGCCCGCGCCGGAACCGACCGAACTGCCGGCACGCGCCGAGCAGCTCCAGCTCTCCGGCGACATCACCTACGGACTGCCCACGCTCGACCTGCTCCAGCGCGGCGGCCCGGGCAAGACCCGCAGCGCGGCCAACGACGCCGTCGTCGACTCGCTGTCCAAGGTCTTCAACGAGTTCAAGGTGGACGCTGCCGTCACCGGTTTCACCCGCGGCCCGACGGTCACCCGGTACGAGGTCGAACTCGGCCCCGCCGTGAAGGTCGAGAAGATCACGGCGCTGACCAAGAACATCGCCTACGCCGTGGCCAGCCCGGACGTCCGGATCATCTCGCCGATCCCCGGGAAGTCCGCGGTCGGCATCGAGATCCCCAACAGCGACCGCGAGATGGTCAACCTGGGCGACGTGCTGCGCCTCGCCGACGCGGCGGGCGACGACCATCCGATGCTGGTCGCGCTCGGCAAGGACGTCGAGGGCGGCTATGTGATGGCCAACCTGGCGAAGATGCCGCACATCCTGGTCGCCGGCGCCACGGGCTCCGGAAAGTCCTCCTGCATCAACTGCCTGATCACGTCGGTCATGATAAGAGCGACGCCCGAGGACGTCCGGATGGTGCTGGTCGACCCCAAGCGCGTCGAGCTCACCGCCTACGAGGGCATCCCGCACCTGATCACGCCGATCATCACCAATCCCAAGCGGGCGGCCGAGGCCCTCCAGTGGGTCGTGCGCGAGATGGACCTGCGCTACGACGACCTGGCGGCCTTCGGCTTCCGGCACATCGACGACTTCAACGAGGCCATCCGGGCCGGCAAGGTCAAGCTGCCCGAGGGCAGCGAGCGCGAGCTGCAGCCCTACCCGTACCTGCTGGTCATCGTGGACGAGCTGGCCGACCTGATGATGGTCGCGCCCCGCGACGTCGAGGACGCGATCGTACGGATCACCCAGCTCGCCCGCGCCGCCGGCATCCATCTGGTGCTCGCCACCCAGCGGCCCTCGGTCGACGTCGTCACCGGTCTCATCAAGGCCAACGTGCCCTCCCGGCTCGCCTTCGCGACCTCCTCGCTCGCCGACAGCCGGGTCATCCTCGACCAGCCCGGCGCGGAGAAGCTCATCGGGAAGGGCGACGGTTTGTTCCTCCCCATGGGAGCGAACAAGCCGACCCGTATGCAGGGCGCCTTCGTGACCGAGGCCGAGGTCGCGGCCGTGGTCCAGCACTGCAAGGACCAGATGGCCCCGGTCTTCCGGGACGACGTCACCGCCGGCACCAAGCAGAAGAAGGAGATCGACGAGGACATCGGCGACGACCTCGACCTGCTCTGTCAGGCGGCCGAACTCGTGGTCTCGACCCAGTTCGGCTCCACCTCGATGCTCCAGCGCAAGCTGCGCGTCGGCTTCGCCAAGGCCGGGCGCCTGATGGACCTGATGGAGTCGCGCAACATCGTGGGGCCCAGCGAGGGCTCCAAGGCACGGGACGTGCTGGTCAAGGCGGACGAGCTCGACGGGGTGCTGGCCGTCATCCGCGGGGAGGCGGCCGGGCCGGGGGAGTAG
- a CDS encoding response regulator, which translates to MVQKAKILLVDDRPENLLALEAILSALDQTLVRASSGEEALKALLTDDFAVILLDVQMPGMDGFETAAHIKRRERTRDIPIIFLTAINHGPHHTFRGYAAGAVDYISKPFDPWVLRAKVSVFVELYMKNCQLREQAALLRLQLEGGSGQAKESAGLLAELSARLAAVEEQAEALSKQLDDDSSDAAAVATAAHLERKLTGLRRALDALEPGAGAAPTLPSQN; encoded by the coding sequence ATGGTGCAGAAGGCCAAGATCCTCCTGGTCGATGACCGGCCGGAGAATCTGCTGGCGCTGGAGGCCATTCTCTCCGCGCTCGATCAGACGCTGGTGCGGGCATCGTCCGGGGAGGAAGCGCTCAAGGCGCTGCTGACCGACGATTTCGCGGTCATCCTGCTGGACGTCCAGATGCCGGGAATGGACGGGTTCGAGACGGCCGCCCACATCAAGCGGCGGGAGCGGACCCGGGACATCCCGATCATCTTCCTCACCGCGATCAACCACGGACCCCACCACACCTTCCGCGGCTACGCCGCGGGCGCGGTGGACTACATCTCCAAGCCCTTCGATCCCTGGGTGCTGCGCGCGAAGGTGTCGGTCTTCGTCGAGCTCTACATGAAGAACTGTCAGCTGCGCGAGCAGGCCGCGCTGCTCCGCCTCCAACTGGAGGGCGGCAGCGGTCAGGCGAAGGAGTCCGCCGGTCTCCTCGCCGAACTCTCCGCCCGGCTCGCCGCGGTGGAGGAGCAGGCCGAGGCGCTGTCCAAACAGCTCGACGACGACTCCTCCGACGCGGCGGCCGTCGCCACCGCCGCGCATCTGGAGCGCAAGCTCACCGGGCTGCGGCGGGCCCTCGACGCACTGGAGCCGGGCGCGGGCGCCGCGCCCACCCTGCCCTCGCAGAACTGA